The following coding sequences lie in one Primulina huaijiensis isolate GDHJ02 chromosome 2, ASM1229523v2, whole genome shotgun sequence genomic window:
- the LOC140971158 gene encoding uncharacterized protein — MTLKRSQVFLNYEPKRDTYGFTVRPQHLHRYREYTDIYQEEEEERLQKWRDFLKQLPQTTGAQDPDQDSNKLVVSVVTKLPYEPAHTQSLDEERKDLTEERFGGYEAQQTKPGEGLSGEGDDSSEKRSISCTQEESVGTNEAPTTRHPKSRDVQTWSNINQSLSSIEQMTNIRIKKRKTIKDKNIKSHDKLPSIAEPRFSREDSEDNEDDVFYDNEIVEDSPNASEVNSIAIDKISSEPVFPWKEELEFLVRGGVPKDLRGEVWQAFVGVRTRRVERYYQDLLANDIEANDDQEHNKCLSGDDNTQQNGKRFDSPDKWKKQIEKDLPRTFPGHPALNEKGRNSLRRVLSAYARHNPSVGYCQAMNFFAGLLLLMMPEENAFWTLVGLIDDYFEDYFSQEMIESQVDQLVFEDLMREKFPKLVNHLDYLGVQVAWISGPWFLSIFVNMLPWESVLRVWDVLLFEGNRVMLFRTALALMDLYGPAVVTTKDAGDAITLLQTLTGSTFDSSQLVLTACMGFLTVTEDRLQELREKHRPAIVSAVEERTKGGRIFKDPKGLATKLYSFKHNPELIVKESKRPSANTVVGEMSDLESHARNLDAFLKGITVDSEIDSLPDHQEQVVWLKAELCRLLEEKRTAMLRAEELEAALMEMVKQDNRRELSARVEQLEQEVAELRRALADKKEEEQAMLQVLMKVEQEQKVTEDARLFAEQDSAAQKYAVHVLQEKYETTMNTLAEMERRAVMAESMLEATLQYESGQSKASSSPRLSRTESPHDVSTRKTGLLPFGLGWRDRNKGKPSNAVAPTENKTRDEGTDSSNADDHANVHQ; from the exons ATGACGCTCAAACGCTCCCAAGTTTTCCTCAACTACGAGCCTAAACG GGATACATATGGCTTTACTGTGAGACCTCAACATCTTCATAGATATCGAGAGTACACTGATATTTACCAG gaagaagaagaagagagacTCCAAAAGTGGAGGGATTTTCTCAAGCAGCTACCACAAACTACTGGTGCACAAGATCCTGACCAAGATAGTAATAAGCTAGTGGTTTCGGTGGTTACAAAGCTACCATATGAACCTGCTCATACCCAGTCATTGGATGAAGAAAGGAAAGATTTAACTGAAGAAAGGTTTGGGGGTTATGAAGCACAGCAAACTAAGCCTGGTGAAGGGTTGAGTGGTGAAGGGGATGATTCAAGTGAAAAGAGGTCTATTTCTTGCACTCAGGAGGAAAGTGTTGGCACCAATGAAGCTCCAACTACCCGACACCCAAAATCTCGTGATGTGCAGACATGGTCTAACATTAACCAGTCTCTGAGTTCTATCGAACAAATGACTAACATACGtataaaaaagagaaaaaccatcaaggataaaaatataaaatcccATGATAAGCTTCCATCAATTGCTGAGCCTCGGTTCTCAAGAGAAGATTCTGAAGATAATGAAGATGATGTATTCTATGACAATGAGATAGTTGAAGATAGTCCAAATGCTTCTGAAGTAAACAGTATAGCTATTGATAAAATATCCTCAGAACCTGTCTTCCCTTGGAAAGAAGAGCTAGAGTTTCTTGTTCGTGGAGGAGTGCCAAAGGATCTTCGAGGAGAG GTGTGGCAAGCCTTTGTTGGTGTCAGAACACGTCGAGTGGAAAGATATTATCAGGATTTGCTGGCTAATGATATTGAAGCTAATGATGACCAAGAGCACAACAAGTGTTTGTCTGGCGACGATAATACGCAACAAAATGGGAAGAGATTTGATTCGCCAGATAAATGGAAAAAGCAGATTGAGAAG GATCTGCCCAGAACATTTCCAGGGCATCCTGCATTAAATGAAAAAGGAAGAAATTCACTTAGGCGAGTTCTTTCGGCATATGCGCGGCATAACCCCTCTGTTGGATATTGCCAG GCAATGAATTTCTTTGCTGGTTTGTTACTTCTAATGATGCCCGAGGAAAATGCCTTTTG GACTTTGGTTGGTCTAATAGATGACTATTTTGAAGATTATTTCTCACAAGAAATGATTGAATCACAG GTTGACCAGCTTGTTTTTGAGGACTTGATGCGTGAAAAGTTTCCCAAACTAG TCAATCATCTTGATTACTTGGGAGTGCAGGTTGCTTGGATATCAGGGCCCTGGTTCCTTTCAATTTTCGTAAATATGCTTCCCTGGGAAAGTG TTCTTCGAGTGTGGGATGTACTTCTATTTGAAGGAAACCGGGTCATGCTATTTCGGACAGCACTTGCTTTGATGGACTTATATG GTCCTGCTGTTGTTACAACCAAGGATGCAGGTGATGCTATCACGTTATTGCAAACTCTTACTGGTTCTACATTTGATAGCAGCCAACTTGTCTTGACTGCTTGCATGGGTTTCTTAACCGTAACTGAAGATAGACTGCAAGAACTTAGAGAGAAGCATCGACCAGCTATAGTTTCAGCTGTTGAGGAAAGGACTAAAGGCGGTCGAATTTTTAAAGATCCTAAAGGTCTCGCGACAAAGTTATATAGTTTCAAGCACAATCCTGAATTGATTGTGAAAGAAAGCAAGAGGCCCAGTGCCAATACAGTGGTAGGTGAAATGTCAGATCTAGAATCCCATGCTAGAAACCTGGATGCTTTTCTAAAGGGCATAACCGTTGATTCTGAAATAGATTCTCTTCCGGATCATCAAGAACAG GTGGTCTGGTTAAAGGCTGAGCTGTGTAGATTGCTGGAGGAGAAGAGAACTGCTATGCTCAG GGCGGAAGAATTGGAAGCTGCTCTTATGGAGATGGTCAAACAAGATAACAGAAGGGAACTGAGCGCAAGG GTTGAACAATTGGAGCAAGAGGTTGCTGAACTACGGCGAGCTCTGGCTGATAAGAAAGAAGAGGAGCAAGCGATGCTTCAG GTTTTAATGAAAGTTGAGCAAGAACAGAAGGTGACTGAAGATGCTCGGCTATTTGCGGAACAAGATTCAGCTGCTCAGAAATATGCAGTGCATGTCCTTCAG GAAAAGTATGAGACAACCATGAATACCCTTGCTGAGATGGAGAGGAGGGCTGTTATGGCAGAATCGATGCTGGAAGCTACGTTGCAGTACGAATCAGGGCAAAGTAAAGCCTCGTCTTCCCCAAG GCTTAGTCGTACAGAATCTCCACATGATGTATCCACAAGGAAGACAGGTTTGCTCCCCTTTGGCCTTGGTTGGCGAGATCGGAATAAG GGGAAACCCAGTAATGCTGTTGCACCTACTGAAAACAAAACAAGAGATGAGGGTACTGATTCGAGCAATGCAGACGACCACGCTAATGTACACCAATAA